The Mucilaginibacter mallensis genome has a segment encoding these proteins:
- a CDS encoding arginine deiminase family protein — protein sequence MILKNDSFKIDVTSEIGNLRSLLIHSPDSGLGKVVPSKAQDWLFEDIVHLDTVRKNEYDYYIKLLMYFLDPDKIKGKLKQIDSAADKRSFFKPDNKNFHASDKVIEIQTLLADILEEKNIREKLVASVCAIESCNYRLQQKLIDTKPVELAKIFISGSLTTDEMIFAPIPNLIFSRDIGIAINNFMLLNKPAKKARARETLLARYIFFNHPLFANYRENILEIPESMQHFLRPGEDNTDKTTLEGGDVMMVSPQHLIIGCSERTSTSGANEAIKLLFDNDVVKKVTIVKIPHKRDYMHIDTVFTQVKRNMWVLLGSLTIAESPIEDKEPIAWFADKKSKDKVEIIQFRKGKKPKMFECLEALLSNISEHDLESKEKTQFIYSGNNTFPYDAREQWTDSCNLLAVKEGVVLGYDRNDKTVEAFKQNGFKVVKVAELLEKFENNELNPQTMKDTLILMPSAELSRARGGFHCMSMPLFRDKVL from the coding sequence ATGATACTCAAAAACGATAGTTTTAAAATTGATGTAACTTCCGAAATTGGCAATCTTCGCAGTTTATTGATCCATAGTCCGGATAGCGGACTGGGCAAAGTGGTACCCTCAAAGGCCCAGGACTGGCTTTTTGAAGATATAGTACATTTGGATACTGTTCGTAAAAATGAATATGACTACTACATAAAGTTGCTGATGTATTTCCTCGATCCGGATAAGATAAAGGGAAAACTCAAGCAAATTGATAGCGCTGCCGATAAGCGTTCATTCTTTAAACCTGATAATAAGAACTTCCACGCCTCAGATAAAGTAATTGAGATACAAACCTTGCTGGCTGATATACTGGAAGAAAAAAACATACGCGAGAAACTGGTAGCCTCTGTTTGCGCTATCGAAAGCTGCAACTATCGCCTGCAACAAAAACTAATAGATACCAAACCGGTTGAGCTGGCCAAAATATTTATATCAGGCTCATTAACTACCGATGAGATGATCTTTGCACCTATCCCTAACCTGATATTTTCAAGGGATATCGGCATCGCCATAAATAATTTTATGCTGCTTAATAAACCTGCAAAAAAGGCAAGAGCGCGCGAAACTCTGTTGGCCAGGTACATATTTTTCAACCATCCATTGTTTGCAAATTATCGCGAGAACATTTTAGAGATCCCCGAAAGCATGCAGCATTTTTTGCGCCCCGGTGAAGATAATACCGATAAAACCACCCTTGAAGGCGGTGATGTGATGATGGTTAGTCCGCAGCATTTGATAATCGGCTGCAGTGAACGAACCTCAACAAGTGGTGCAAATGAAGCTATTAAGCTATTGTTTGATAATGATGTAGTTAAAAAAGTAACCATAGTAAAAATACCGCACAAGCGCGACTACATGCATATTGATACCGTGTTTACCCAAGTCAAACGAAATATGTGGGTATTGCTTGGCTCGCTGACTATTGCTGAAAGCCCGATTGAAGATAAAGAACCGATTGCCTGGTTTGCCGATAAAAAGTCAAAGGATAAGGTAGAGATCATCCAATTTAGAAAAGGCAAAAAGCCAAAGATGTTTGAGTGCTTGGAAGCCCTGCTATCAAACATCAGCGAGCATGATCTGGAAAGCAAAGAGAAAACTCAATTCATTTATTCAGGTAATAATACCTTCCCTTATGATGCCCGGGAGCAATGGACTGACTCCTGCAACCTGCTGGCTGTAAAAGAAGGCGTAGTGCTGGGTTACGACCGCAATGATAAAACCGTTGAGGCATTTAAACAAAATGGCTTTAAAGTGGTTAAAGTAGCTGAACTGTTGGAGAAGTTTGAAAATAACGAGCTGAATCCGCAAACAATGAAGGATACCTTGATTTTGATGCCATCGGCAGAATTATCAAGAGCGAGGGGTGGTTTTCATTGTATGAGTATGCCACTTTTTAGGGATAAAGTTTTATAA
- the ctlX gene encoding citrulline utilization hydrolase CtlX: MTTQQSTSHLLMIRPVSFGFNEQTAVSNAFQVKQGGKNEVQEKALIEFNNLVTVLRNNGVDVTVIDDTPEPHTPDSIFPNNWVSFHSDGNIFLYPMQANNRRLERREDIINQLEDCFKVHHIVDLSRFEQDHKFLEGTGSMVLDRIGKIAYACISPRTDKDVLAVFCEQTGYKAICFDAIDEHGKAIYHTNVLMCVGSKFAVICLDSIPNPNERTIVIESLQTTRKEIIEISFEQMNQFAGNMLEVQNKNGEALIVMSQSAFKSLTGAQKTTLKKYGELIYSNINTIETNGGGSARCMIAEVHLPFES, from the coding sequence ATGACCACGCAGCAATCTACATCACACCTACTAATGATACGCCCGGTTAGCTTCGGGTTTAATGAGCAAACTGCCGTGAGCAATGCTTTTCAAGTAAAGCAGGGCGGTAAAAATGAAGTGCAGGAAAAAGCTTTAATTGAGTTTAATAACCTGGTTACCGTACTTAGGAATAACGGTGTAGATGTTACCGTTATTGACGATACCCCCGAACCCCATACCCCTGATTCTATATTTCCTAATAACTGGGTATCTTTTCATAGTGATGGAAATATTTTTCTGTACCCCATGCAGGCCAACAACCGCCGGTTGGAACGCCGGGAAGATATTATCAATCAATTAGAAGATTGTTTTAAAGTGCACCACATTGTTGACCTGAGCAGATTTGAGCAGGATCATAAGTTTTTAGAAGGTACGGGCAGTATGGTTTTGGACCGGATAGGTAAAATTGCTTATGCTTGTATTTCACCACGTACTGATAAAGATGTGTTAGCAGTTTTTTGCGAGCAAACCGGCTATAAAGCTATTTGCTTTGATGCAATTGATGAACATGGTAAAGCTATTTATCATACCAACGTTTTAATGTGCGTTGGCAGCAAGTTCGCGGTTATTTGTTTGGATAGCATTCCTAACCCGAACGAGCGTACAATAGTTATTGAATCACTGCAAACGACCAGGAAGGAAATTATTGAAATATCATTTGAGCAAATGAATCAATTTGCCGGTAATATGCTGGAGGTACAGAATAAAAATGGAGAGGCGCTGATCGTAATGTCACAAAGCGCTTTTAAGTCGCTCACGGGGGCTCAAAAAACAACGCTTAAAAAGTATGGAGAACTGATTTACAGCAATATAAACACTATTGAAACTAACGGCGGAGGTAGTGCAAGATGTATGATAGCCGAGGTACATTTACCGTTTGAATCATAA
- a CDS encoding arginine decarboxylase, translated as MQSYQEFLDLSVGFPQEGFEIIDDELYFHDLNLMEMIETYGTPLRFTYIPIISKKIQQAKLLFQQAIIKNNYRGSYKYCYCTKSSHFKHIVEEALKNEIHLETSSAFDMPMIDALEKKGSLNKDVTVICNGFKTFQYKQYIIDMLHDGFKNIIPVLDNKEEFNLYDDEIEMDTPCNLGIRIAAEEQPDSQFYTSRLGVRLEDIIDFYYNKIENNPNFQVKLLHFFINSGISDTPYYWNELEKYVTLYCKFKKINPALDTIDIGGGLPFKDSLVFDFDYEYMINEIVSRIKEICAENDTVEPDIITEFGKYTVAEASGILYKVLGRKQQNDREKWLMLDGSFITNLPDVWALNQKYILLPINNWDSEYERVNLGGITCDGQDYYNQEAHMNSVFMPKTRKVQYLGFFNTGAYQEVLSGYGGIHHCLLPSPKHVIIRRNRDETFNFEVFGEEQNSKQVLKILGYTT; from the coding sequence ATGCAGAGTTACCAGGAATTTCTTGACCTAAGTGTAGGTTTCCCACAGGAAGGTTTTGAGATAATAGATGATGAATTATATTTTCATGATCTTAATTTGATGGAAATGATCGAAACGTATGGTACTCCCTTGCGCTTCACTTATATTCCAATCATCTCGAAAAAGATACAACAGGCAAAACTGTTGTTTCAGCAGGCGATTATTAAAAACAATTATCGCGGCAGTTATAAATATTGCTATTGTACAAAAAGCTCGCATTTTAAGCATATTGTTGAAGAGGCGCTTAAAAACGAGATCCACCTTGAAACATCTTCGGCATTTGATATGCCAATGATTGATGCCCTTGAGAAAAAAGGCTCGCTAAATAAAGATGTTACCGTAATATGTAATGGCTTTAAAACTTTTCAGTACAAACAATATATCATTGATATGCTGCATGATGGTTTTAAAAACATCATCCCGGTACTGGACAATAAAGAGGAGTTTAACCTGTATGATGACGAGATCGAGATGGATACCCCATGTAATCTTGGCATACGTATAGCCGCAGAAGAGCAGCCGGATTCTCAGTTCTATACCTCACGCCTTGGTGTAAGGCTGGAAGATATCATCGATTTTTATTATAACAAGATAGAGAACAATCCTAACTTCCAGGTTAAATTACTGCATTTCTTTATCAATTCAGGTATATCAGATACACCCTATTACTGGAATGAGCTTGAAAAATATGTAACCCTATATTGCAAGTTTAAAAAGATAAACCCTGCATTAGATACGATTGATATCGGTGGCGGTTTACCATTCAAGGATTCATTGGTATTTGACTTTGATTATGAATACATGATCAATGAGATAGTGAGCCGAATAAAAGAGATCTGCGCCGAAAATGATACCGTTGAACCGGATATTATTACTGAATTTGGTAAATATACCGTTGCGGAGGCTTCAGGTATCCTATACAAAGTATTAGGCCGTAAACAGCAGAACGACCGTGAAAAATGGCTTATGCTGGATGGTTCATTCATCACCAACCTACCGGATGTTTGGGCATTGAACCAAAAATATATTTTGTTACCAATAAACAACTGGGACAGCGAATATGAGCGTGTGAACTTAGGTGGTATTACCTGCGACGGTCAGGATTATTACAACCAGGAGGCCCACATGAACAGTGTGTTTATGCCTAAAACCCGTAAGGTGCAATATTTGGGCTTCTTTAATACAGGTGCCTACCAGGAAGTATTAAGCGGTTATGGTGGCATACACCATTGCCTGCTGCCATCGCCAAAGCATGTGATCATCAGGCGCAACCGCGATGAAACATTCAATTTCGAGGTATTTGGTGAGGAACAAAACAGTAAACAGGTATTGAAGATACTGGGTTATACAACTTAA
- a CDS encoding Maf family nucleotide pyrophosphatase, translating to MDIDFRIVLKEVDESYPDHLSPEEVALYIATKKAEAFDETIGDEVVLTADTIVCIDGLILGKPETPEHAVEMLKMLSGRVHKVITGVCLLHKHKYNKFFDVSEVFFRKLTDEEITSYVEKYQPLDKAGSYGIQERIGLIGIERINGSYTNVVGLPTEKLYQQLKNL from the coding sequence ATGGATATTGATTTTAGGATAGTTTTGAAAGAGGTTGATGAATCATATCCTGATCATTTATCACCTGAAGAGGTTGCACTCTATATTGCCACAAAAAAAGCAGAGGCTTTTGATGAAACCATAGGGGATGAGGTAGTGCTTACAGCCGATACCATCGTGTGTATTGATGGCCTAATACTTGGTAAGCCCGAAACCCCTGAACATGCCGTAGAGATGCTTAAAATGCTTTCAGGTAGGGTGCATAAAGTTATAACCGGTGTTTGCTTATTGCATAAACACAAATACAACAAGTTTTTTGATGTATCCGAAGTATTCTTCCGCAAGCTTACGGATGAGGAGATCACCAGTTATGTTGAAAAATACCAGCCCCTTGACAAAGCCGGCTCATACGGCATCCAGGAAAGGATAGGTCTGATTGGTATTGAACGCATCAACGGTTCTTATACCAACGTGGTAGGTCTGCCTACTGAAAAACTGTATCAGCAGTTAAAGAATCTTTAA
- a CDS encoding KdsC family phosphatase, translating into MESFLNKLKDITTFIFDVDGVLTDGSVFVAENGEQSRAFNIKDGYAIQLAVKCGYQVCVISGSRSKSAVYRLNSLGVTDVYMGTHTKTERLKVYLEEKATHASNVLYMGDDIPDLGAMHLAGLPTCPADAVEEIKAASQYVSPYAGGKGCARDVIEKVLKIQGKWMSEQAYSW; encoded by the coding sequence ATGGAATCATTCCTGAATAAACTTAAAGATATAACCACTTTTATTTTTGATGTGGATGGCGTACTTACCGATGGTTCTGTATTTGTAGCAGAGAACGGTGAGCAAAGCCGTGCCTTCAATATTAAGGATGGTTACGCGATACAACTGGCCGTAAAATGCGGTTACCAGGTTTGTGTCATTTCGGGCAGCCGCTCAAAAAGTGCGGTTTACCGTTTAAACAGCCTGGGGGTAACTGATGTTTATATGGGTACCCACACCAAAACTGAGCGTTTAAAAGTTTACCTGGAAGAAAAAGCCACCCATGCCTCTAATGTTTTATACATGGGCGATGATATACCCGATCTGGGTGCAATGCACCTGGCGGGTTTACCTACTTGTCCTGCTGATGCTGTGGAAGAAATAAAAGCCGCAAGTCAGTATGTATCGCCTTATGCCGGAGGCAAGGGCTGCGCCCGCGACGTGATTGAAAAAGTGTTGAAGATACAGGGTAAGTGGATGAGCGAACAGGCCTATAGCTGGTAG
- the iscX gene encoding Fe-S cluster assembly protein IscX, with product MADHKFTLPIHWNDHEDIAIELYEKFGDDFDESKIYRIRFTDLLEWILTLPNFAGTREQSTEGHLEQIQSAWVYEWRDNQ from the coding sequence ATGGCAGACCATAAATTCACCTTACCTATTCACTGGAATGATCATGAGGACATTGCCATTGAACTTTACGAAAAGTTTGGTGATGATTTTGACGAATCAAAAATATACCGCATCCGTTTCACCGATCTTTTGGAGTGGATACTAACCTTACCAAACTTCGCCGGTACACGTGAGCAATCAACTGAAGGCCACCTGGAGCAGATCCAATCAGCCTGGGTATATGAATGGCGCGATAACCAATAG
- a CDS encoding 2Fe-2S iron-sulfur cluster-binding protein, protein MNIFKVKINFEEQGHESVELPIAEGESVLDVCLENGIELQHNCGGVCGCSTCHIYVNKGMDNVQEISDKEEDFIDRAVNPRINSRLGCQAVMIDGDIEVTLPDQSDFMGH, encoded by the coding sequence ATGAATATTTTTAAAGTTAAAATAAACTTTGAGGAACAGGGGCACGAATCTGTTGAGTTGCCTATTGCCGAAGGTGAATCTGTTTTAGATGTATGCCTGGAGAATGGCATTGAACTACAGCACAATTGCGGTGGTGTATGCGGTTGCAGCACCTGCCACATATATGTAAACAAGGGTATGGATAACGTGCAGGAAATATCCGATAAGGAAGAAGATTTTATTGACCGTGCAGTAAATCCGCGCATTAATTCACGTTTGGGATGTCAGGCTGTGATGATTGATGGCGATATTGAGGTAACTTTGCCCGATCAATCGGACTTCATGGGGCATTAA
- a CDS encoding Rossmann-like and DUF2520 domain-containing protein, with translation MRITIIGSGNIATHLGAAFKNAGHRIVQVYSRSAHNSALLAYHIGAEAINNIDSINPAVDIFIIAVSDDAIPGIASELAKYDKLMAHTSGVTNLQALLNYTDKAGVFYPLQTFSKTREIDFLTVPLCIEAADETIHATLKELAQSISNNVYDIDSVQRKVLHLAAVFACNFPNYLYGVAQDLLKQNNIQFDLLRPLILETAQKVQEHFPADVQTGPAIREDFKTMDTHLEMLAGEPGLEQVYKILSQGIIKKGKSKYGA, from the coding sequence ATGCGCATAACAATAATAGGCTCCGGTAATATAGCTACACATCTGGGCGCCGCGTTCAAAAATGCCGGCCACCGTATTGTACAGGTTTATAGCCGGAGTGCCCATAACTCGGCTTTACTGGCTTACCATATTGGCGCCGAGGCAATCAATAATATTGATAGTATAAACCCTGCGGTTGATATTTTTATCATAGCCGTAAGTGACGATGCCATACCGGGTATAGCCAGTGAACTGGCTAAGTATGATAAACTGATGGCGCATACTTCGGGTGTTACTAACCTGCAGGCTTTGTTAAATTATACTGATAAAGCAGGCGTGTTCTACCCCCTGCAAACTTTCAGCAAAACCCGTGAGATCGATTTTTTAACCGTGCCCTTATGTATTGAGGCTGCCGATGAAACTATCCATGCCACTTTAAAAGAGCTGGCGCAAAGCATCAGCAATAATGTTTATGATATTGATTCCGTGCAACGTAAAGTATTACATTTGGCCGCTGTATTTGCCTGTAATTTTCCTAATTATCTATATGGTGTGGCACAAGATCTGTTAAAGCAAAATAATATACAGTTTGATCTGCTTCGCCCTTTAATATTAGAGACTGCGCAAAAAGTGCAGGAACATTTTCCGGCTGATGTGCAAACCGGACCGGCTATCCGCGAGGATTTTAAGACCATGGATACACACCTTGAAATGTTGGCAGGCGAACCCGGTTTGGAGCAGGTTTATAAGATATTAAGTCAGGGTATTATCAAAAAGGGTAAATCAAAATACGGGGCGTAA
- a CDS encoding SDR family oxidoreductase: MSIKTTVITGATSGIGKETALALAKKDHTLYLLVRNTIKGDELKQEIITKTGNKNVHIVKCDLSDLQSVREAAAELNNGKLFAINVLINNAGGMFDKKELSKDGFEMTFVTNHLGHFLLTTSILPLLEKGHARIINLSSEAHKMGKANFDDLQWEQRPYSAIKAYGAAKLFNLYFTKTLAEKYADKGISSFAVHPGIVRTGFGTGTSGLSKFLLWIATPFMISPEEGAKTSVFLATEPGMEAKSSQYFVKCKMTKSSVLAWSEANRNMLWDISKKLVGKSAVAGEDTRKKS; the protein is encoded by the coding sequence ATGTCGATAAAAACTACGGTGATTACCGGGGCAACCTCCGGAATAGGGAAAGAAACTGCTTTAGCGCTGGCTAAAAAGGATCATACGCTATATCTGCTTGTACGCAATACAATTAAAGGCGATGAGCTTAAGCAGGAGATCATCACCAAAACAGGTAATAAGAATGTCCATATTGTAAAATGTGATCTTTCTGATCTGCAAAGTGTTCGTGAGGCGGCGGCAGAACTTAATAATGGTAAGCTGTTTGCCATAAACGTACTCATCAATAATGCCGGTGGTATGTTCGATAAAAAGGAATTGAGCAAAGACGGCTTTGAAATGACTTTTGTAACCAATCACCTCGGGCATTTTTTATTGACCACCAGTATTTTGCCTTTGCTTGAAAAAGGCCATGCCCGCATCATTAACCTAAGCTCCGAAGCGCATAAAATGGGAAAGGCTAATTTTGATGACCTGCAATGGGAGCAACGCCCATACTCAGCAATAAAGGCTTACGGGGCAGCAAAATTATTTAATCTGTATTTTACAAAAACATTGGCTGAGAAATATGCCGATAAAGGGATTTCGTCATTCGCGGTACATCCGGGTATTGTAAGAACAGGTTTCGGAACCGGGACAAGCGGACTTTCAAAGTTCTTACTGTGGATTGCCACACCCTTTATGATATCACCGGAAGAAGGCGCTAAAACAAGCGTTTTTTTAGCCACAGAGCCAGGTATGGAAGCTAAAAGCAGCCAGTATTTTGTTAAATGTAAAATGACTAAATCATCCGTATTAGCCTGGAGCGAGGCGAATAGGAATATGTTGTGGGATATTAGTAAAAAGCTGGTAGGGAAAAGCGCTGTTGCAGGTGAAGACACCAGAAAGAAGAGCTAA
- a CDS encoding aldo/keto reductase — protein sequence MKYNFLGDTGVVVSEICFGTMTFGGTGYWEAIGQLQQQAVNELMEVVVDSGINFIDTANVYSFGQSEKLLGQSLKDLGINRNELVIATKVRGVMGEGKNNVGLSRLHIFRSIDESLQRLQMDHVDILYVHGVDYRTPIEETMRALNDIVLAGKARYIAVCNWPAWMVMKAQGICQLHGWNKFVGMQYFYSLAGRDIEREILPLAADQNLAMMPWSPLAGGFLSGKYTRDGEKAGARRDTFDFPPINKDKTFDIIDVISEIGKQHNASTAAIALAWVRQQNGITSTIIGAKSAEQLHDNIKSTEIVLSVDDLKKIDEVSALVKEYPQWMVERQAANRELK from the coding sequence ATGAAATACAATTTTTTAGGGGACACCGGTGTGGTGGTATCCGAAATATGTTTTGGCACCATGACTTTCGGCGGAACAGGCTATTGGGAGGCCATCGGTCAACTACAACAACAAGCGGTAAATGAGCTGATGGAAGTTGTTGTAGACTCCGGCATCAATTTCATCGATACAGCCAACGTTTACTCTTTCGGTCAATCAGAAAAACTATTGGGGCAATCGTTAAAAGACCTTGGTATAAACCGCAATGAATTAGTGATTGCTACCAAAGTACGTGGCGTAATGGGCGAGGGTAAAAACAATGTGGGCTTATCCCGCTTGCATATTTTTAGATCAATAGATGAAAGTCTGCAACGCCTGCAAATGGATCATGTGGATATATTATATGTTCATGGGGTTGATTACAGAACACCAATTGAAGAAACTATGCGTGCTTTAAATGATATTGTTTTAGCCGGAAAAGCGCGATACATAGCCGTATGTAACTGGCCGGCATGGATGGTGATGAAAGCCCAGGGCATTTGCCAGCTGCATGGTTGGAACAAGTTTGTGGGTATGCAATATTTTTACTCCTTAGCAGGCCGCGACATTGAGCGCGAAATATTGCCATTGGCTGCCGATCAAAATTTGGCTATGATGCCATGGAGCCCGCTGGCCGGTGGTTTCCTGTCGGGAAAATATACCCGCGATGGTGAAAAGGCAGGCGCCAGGCGTGATACTTTCGACTTCCCTCCCATCAATAAAGATAAAACGTTCGATATTATTGATGTGATCAGCGAGATCGGCAAGCAGCACAATGCCTCAACGGCAGCTATCGCGCTGGCATGGGTAAGGCAGCAAAACGGGATTACCAGCACCATTATCGGGGCAAAAAGTGCTGAACAATTACATGATAATATTAAGTCGACCGAGATTGTATTATCAGTAGATGACCTGAAAAAGATTGATGAAGTAAGCGCGCTGGTTAAAGAATATCCGCAGTGGATGGTTGAAAGGCAAGCCGCTAACAGGGAATTGAAGTAA
- a CDS encoding ATP-binding cassette domain-containing protein, which yields MHLHTLKVDSVQLEFDNRKILQDVWLSCTQGEVVGLLGRNGSGKSSLLRIIFGTLNPAYKHVSINDQFIKKGYHQQKIAYLPQHNYLPNGIKIQQMAKIMIDNRLWDEFADYQVYKDHHHKIVNQLSGGELRQLETLMILYNKADFILLDEPFTHISPVQADGFKATIRRCAKTKGIILTDHQYYNILDVSDRIILLHNGATKHITSANELVTYNYINKVPDNDF from the coding sequence ATGCATTTGCACACGCTTAAGGTTGATAGTGTGCAGCTAGAGTTCGACAACCGCAAAATATTGCAGGATGTATGGCTTTCCTGTACACAGGGCGAAGTTGTAGGCTTGTTAGGCAGAAACGGTTCCGGTAAATCATCCCTGTTGCGCATAATTTTCGGCACGCTCAATCCGGCTTATAAACATGTGAGTATTAATGATCAGTTTATCAAAAAGGGCTATCATCAGCAAAAAATAGCTTATCTGCCGCAGCACAATTATTTGCCAAATGGTATTAAAATTCAACAAATGGCTAAAATAATGATCGATAACAGGCTTTGGGACGAGTTTGCCGATTATCAGGTATACAAAGATCATCATCATAAAATAGTAAATCAGTTATCGGGCGGTGAATTGAGGCAGCTGGAAACCTTGATGATCCTTTATAACAAAGCTGATTTTATTTTGCTGGATGAACCTTTTACCCATATTTCGCCGGTACAGGCAGATGGCTTTAAGGCTACCATCCGCAGGTGCGCCAAAACTAAGGGCATTATACTTACCGATCATCAATATTATAACATTCTGGATGTAAGCGACAGGATTATATTACTACATAATGGCGCTACCAAACATATTACCAGTGCTAATGAGCTAGTTACCTACAACTACATAAATAAAGTGCCGGATAATGACTTTTAA
- a CDS encoding pepsin/retropepsin-like aspartic protease family protein — MRKLLPYLLTILVLSLALKGKCAGKVIGGISFKHVLVDIDPAPYGDFKTLIVPIKRAGNLIIVEAQVDSLEGNFVFDTGAPYLVLNATYFRDAPQIHEQHAAGINGEADNTFTTVVHDFSILDLHYSRLTADVTDLSGIENGRGIKILGLLGTRLFSRLAVTIDLQNNLLYIQKLDNDGNIPPEEVVFHNPTLKTPFKFLDDIIFLKGSINDKSMWFVFDSGAETNLLDYGKSKKIIKNMQIINRSKLVGVGGSSFEVLYARFDKLTIGDQDFMHNRILITNLEKMGKAYDHTIDGILGYDFFTRGVFSINFVKKEFEMYIYNNQ, encoded by the coding sequence ATGCGCAAACTCTTACCCTATCTGCTCACCATATTGGTGCTTTCACTGGCACTTAAGGGCAAATGTGCGGGTAAAGTTATAGGTGGTATTAGTTTCAAACATGTGCTGGTTGATATAGATCCTGCACCATATGGCGATTTTAAAACCCTTATTGTTCCTATTAAAAGAGCCGGGAACTTAATCATAGTGGAAGCCCAGGTCGACTCGCTCGAAGGTAATTTTGTATTTGATACAGGTGCCCCCTACCTGGTTTTAAACGCTACTTATTTTAGGGATGCACCTCAAATACATGAACAGCATGCAGCGGGTATAAACGGCGAGGCTGATAATACTTTTACTACAGTAGTGCATGATTTTTCCATACTCGACCTGCATTATAGCAGGCTTACTGCTGATGTTACCGATCTGTCAGGCATTGAAAACGGCCGCGGGATTAAAATACTGGGCTTATTAGGTACACGCCTATTTTCCAGGCTTGCTGTTACCATCGACCTGCAAAATAACCTGCTTTATATTCAGAAACTCGACAATGATGGCAATATCCCCCCTGAAGAAGTAGTGTTTCATAATCCTACCTTAAAAACCCCGTTCAAATTTCTGGATGATATTATATTTTTAAAAGGCAGTATTAATGATAAAAGCATGTGGTTTGTTTTTGACAGCGGCGCCGAAACTAACTTATTGGATTACGGCAAATCAAAAAAGATCATAAAAAATATGCAGATCATAAACAGGTCGAAACTGGTTGGTGTGGGAGGTTCAAGTTTTGAGGTTTTATATGCGCGCTTTGACAAACTAACCATTGGTGACCAGGATTTTATGCATAACCGGATACTGATAACCAACCTTGAAAAAATGGGCAAAGCCTATGACCATACCATTGATGGGATACTAGGCTATGATTTTTTTACAAGGGGCGTTTTCAGTATCAATTTCGTTAAAAAGGAATTTGAAATGTACATTTACAACAATCAATAA